The proteins below come from a single Etheostoma spectabile isolate EspeVRDwgs_2016 chromosome 4, UIUC_Espe_1.0, whole genome shotgun sequence genomic window:
- the endou gene encoding uridylate-specific endoribonuclease A, with protein MKAIAVLALWVTLFYQGYSNTLDSCQGQCGFGTDNSFFCQCNLSCERYGDCCSDCTEICRGSCAGGGSVITDAEIKALSETLYALDSNKASTSELVIDPQALVPGSQTSSKDDLSAAPLFQYLNEEALFSRPTYAALLAVLDNYNRMTGQTEDFSPQQLVEQDVFLKETMSNTELGRELFAFLFTKGIYASEEEFIQDLKMMWFGLYSRSNKMDSSGFEHIFAGEVKGGKVSGFHNWIRFYLLEKKGQLNYYSHSFNGPWATYPDVMGMQFMWEGYYKQVGSAIIGCSPEFDFALYSLCYITRPGKQCHLSLGGKKLMIQTYTWDNSFYGDGKKYIGSAFPATP; from the exons ATGAAGGCCATTGCTGTCCTTGCACTTTGGGTGACCCTTTTCTACCAGGGATACAGCA ACACCCTGGACTCATGTCAGGGTCAGTGTGGTTTTGGAACAGACAACAGTTTTTTCTGTCAGTGCAACCTGTCCTGTGAGCGCTACGGAGActgttgttctgactgcactgAAATATGTAGAGGCA gtTGTGCAGGTGGAGGTAGTGTGATCACTGATGCTGAGATCAAGGCTCTTTCTGAGACACTCTATGCTCTGGATTCAAACAAGGCTTCAACCTCAGAGTTGGTCATTGACCCTCAGGCTCTGGTGCCAGGCTCTCAGACGAGCTCCAAAGACGATCTTTCCGCTGCACC CTTGTTCCAATACCTGAATGAGGAGGCTCTGTTCTCCAGACCCACCTACGCTGCTCTCCTGGCTGTGCTGGACAACTATAACAGGATGACTGGACAGACAGAGGACTTCAGTCCTCAGCAGCTGGTTGAGCAGGACGTCTTCCTCAAAGAGACCATGTCCAACACTGAGCTGGGCAGAGAGCTGTTTGCTTTTCTCTTCACAAAAG GCATCTATGCATCAGAGGAAGAGTTCATTCAGGACCTGAAGATGATGTGGTTTGGTCTGTACTCCCGCAGCAACAAGATGGACTCCAGTGGCTTTGAACACATCTTTGCAG GAGAAGTCAAGGGAGGAAAGGTGTCTGGTTTCCACAACTGGATTCGCTTTTATCTTCTCGAAAAAAAAGGACAGCTGAACTACTACAGCCACAGCTTCAATGGGCCT TGGGCTACCTACCCTGATGTCATGGGGATGCAGTTCATGTGGGAGGGCTACTACAAGCAGGTCGGTTCTGCAATCATTGGCTGCAGCCCTGAATTTGACTTTGCCTTATACAGCCTCTGCTACATCACTCGCCCTGGAAAACA GTGTCATCTGAGCCTAGGAGGGAAGAAGCTCATGATCCAAACGTACACATGGGATAACTCTTTCTATGGTGATGGGAAGAAGTACATTGGATCTGCCTTCCCTGCAACCCCTTAG